The nucleotide window gagaaggaaaaaaaaaaaaggcaactcaAGTCTGAAATAATCACACAGGCTGAATTTTGTGTAGTTACGTGATGGCACTGCCAGTTCACTTCCAGCAGTTCTCAGGGTCATGCTCTAAAATAGCCAAGGGATGTGGAGGAAACTCCAGTGAGGTGGCTTAGACCACAGGAGTAGGTCTTGCAAAATGACTTAATTTGCAGGACAAATCCAGGCTGAGGTAGCAGCTCTTTGCAAGTGGGAACTTGGACTGGTATGTTAAAAATTGGGAAAGCATTAACACTGAAAGCAGGCAGAAATTATTAAACAAACTCTCAGTAGAATACCTGCTACTAGCTACTTGTCAATTATCTTTGTTAGATTTTATTGAAGCAGTGTTACAGTATTGAAACAGGACTGAGGTCCATGTGTGTAGAATGAAGGAACATTCTACAAGGCTATGCATGGACAAACTAGGCCAAAACATAGATGGACATATGGCCTAGAACAGTCACAGCCCAGTTTCAAAATGGAGACTTGAAGGAATCCAGAAATGAACTGTACAAGACTTTTGCAAGTTCTTGTATGCAGTTAAAATCAATAAAACTGCTCATGTAAGCAATCTCTGCTGGAGCAAATGGGGAAGTGGCAACAGAGCTCTGAAAGTGAAAAGTGCTCAGTTGCAGAGAAGGAGTAAAAGAATCAAGAGTGAAAATGAGCTGACAGAAATATACAAGGAAGTACCTCTGTGCttgtctttccttttgtttttatttttccacagcATAAAGCAGCTTGACAGGCACAGTCAGCTGATCCTTGCAAACTCCACTGCAGCAGACACAGGTGAATACAGCTGCTGGCTTCAGCTGTGCAATGGGAACAAATGCAGGAAGGATGAGACTAAAACAGGGTCAACATACATCTTTTTCACAGGTAATGAACTCACTGGGGGATTGTTAGAGGAAATATATTTGCTGGTAAGGCAGGAATAATGCTATATCAGTGATTTCATTGTCAAGATTTTACTGCCACAGTTTTCATCTATTTTTAGTGGATGTTAATGAAGACTCTGTTGGTGGGCAGAAAATTACTTGAttagtgtgattttttttgagtCCATTTTCCCTCAGATTATGCAAAATACCCAAAGTAATGGATAATGCAATGAAAAGCACATACTTTATAACAGACTTTCTGAGGATTTTCTACAAAACtagtaaaaaatattataattctTGAAAATGTGTCttgataaagaaaataaatctgtgcaGAAGATTCATTTTGTCATGGCATTCAGATGACCCCATGGACTCTCTCCCACTGTCACTTCATTCCAGTTACTTGCACTGCCTTAAAAAACTCAATAAGGCCACAATTTCTCTGAGGAGTCCTTATAGCATGTTGAGAGGTAACACACTCTTCAAGTGCTCATGATGTCCCTGTGCACAGTTTGCAGCTGCTTGGTACACCACAGCTGAAATCAAATggttcattttttcttctggaaagcaTTCTGAATAGTAAAACAACCTTTGATGCCTCATTAGAGCTAAAGTATTCGCGGCTAGAAAATGTTTTAGTACAAAATGGTAAGATAGGGTTGTTTGCAATACATTTTGGAGTTAAATTGGACCATGAGAAAGAAGAGCTTAATGTTTTTAGGATACATTCCTTAGAAGGGCTGGAATAAACTTTTCAGTCAAATTATTATATAAATGCTTGTGCTAGAAAGAGGAATTTCAGATTTAGGTTTCCAAGAAGCATGCCAATTACAGAAATACTCCTTAACTGTGATTCTGAGGGCACTAAATATTTCTTCTACTTAGTACAGTAAATCAAACATTTTGACTAAAAGTATAGGTATAAAAAGTTGTAGCTTcaaaaagtatatttttctaATAGTCTTTATCTTACCAGTGGTGATGGGATCCAGATAAGTACTTGGAAGCTTACTAGAAGATATTCCAAAGATTTtcttaagattaaaaaaatacttcatttttgtttttgatttAATGTTTCTTTAATGCAAGCaatgctcttttttcttttgtgggtGCATATTAAAATTAAGCcaaagctttttgttttaaatgttgcTCACAGCTATTTTCTCTTGTTAAAtgtacttttctttctgtttaacCAAGATgtaattatttctgtaattatCTTATCTCTTCTGCACAGACAAAGAGGAGCTTTTTGTACCTACTCCCAGTTATTTTGAGATTGTCTACCTGAACCCAGATAAGCCTGCAGTCATCCCGTGCCGTGTTACTACTCCTTCAGCAAAAGTGACTCTTCACAGGGAATTTCCAGCAGAAGAAATTGAAACAGATGGAACTGATATTTTTTATGATGCAAAGAAGGGTTTTGTCTTCCAGCACCCTTCTTCTGATCATAAAGGTATTGTCTACTGCAAAGCAGAGTCACAGGGAGCACCTCAGATTTCCATCAAATATCACCTACTATATGTGGAAGGTAAAGTGCAGTTTTCTCTGTGCTTAAATTGACTCTTCTGCTGAcactaagaaaataatttttagaaagtAAAATAAGTAATGTAATGAGAGTTTTAAAATCTTGATCAAAAGCATATTGTGATAAAACATTTATCAAGTTTAAATTCCAGCAAGTTTCCCAGTTTAAAGCCGAAAGTTGCAGGTGTAAAACACCTGTTGCATTAAGCAGACTGAGTTCAAAACTGATTCTCAATTTTATCAGTGTATTTAACTTTAGCAgctgattttttgtttctgaacaCTGTCTCAGTTCCCAAGGGCCCACCCTCAGCCACCATCGCGGTGTCATCGGCTAGAGCCGGACTCGGTGACGGAGTTCGTGTCGTCTGCACCGTCCTTGGGGAGCCAGATGTGGATGTGAGCTTCAGGTGGCAGTATCCAGGGCAAGAGGTGAGAGGTGTATGCCCTGCCTGAAAGGGTTTGTTCTTCACAAAGGCAGCATTTTGAATGCTTTTGCCAGTTCAGGCAtgctggcaggaggaggcagcataTCCCCTTTCAACTTCATCCTGTCTTTCCCTGAGAGTCTCCCTGGTAAGTCACACAGGGATGAAGCTGGAGCGCCCTGTTGGTAAAAATCAAATTCAGCAAAGCTCACTCCTCTGTCAGATTTCCATTCCAAAGATACTTTTCCTCTGGCAGGATTTCCTCAGACAGGGTCAAAGCCAAGCAGCATCAGGAGGCTGTTCTAGGGCAAGGCACAAGgccactgctgcctctgtgtTTGATGTCCCTTCTTTCTCCATGGCTTGGGTGCATGAATTATCCCAGCACAGAATTTTTAAGCTTGCCAATATCCTGAAGCTGAATCTGCTTCTGTCCAGCCTCATCTGAAAGAATCCACAGGAAACACAGTGTGAATCTGTGGTCTCTTTTCTTGCACAAAATAAGATGTATCTGACTAACATTACTGAAGgtcccttctcttttccctctaaCCACCCTCACCTGTTACAGCAGGAGCTCATTTCTTAATCGTTCTAGACCCAGCTTGGCCTTCCAAAACTCTGTATCTCATTAGTGTCCACCGTAGTTTTGCATCTTTCCCaggctgcccccagcctggTTTGCTGGCTGTTGCTggcccagctgttcccagtggTTTTACTGCACCTGATGTATGCTGGCATGTGCATGTTTACACCTCTCTAGCACTGATAGAATATAAGCAGCTAAAGCATGCAGGTTATCTCCCTTGTTTGCTGTGGATaccagagctgcagtgcagggcaCGTGGGCTATCAACAGAGGACTACAccctcccactgctcccacctACGGGGTGAGAGAGGCTTTGGCCTCTGGCCTGCCTCTGTGCTTATCCACTAGGGTAACctatcccagctccagctgtgcctggggataGGGAGGGGAGAGTTGTGTTGGGGTTTCTGCCCCAACAAAAGGATCAAGTAAATGTCAGAGTAGAAGCACTGCATACTTGTTGAAGACGTAACATTTATTGAGAGTGTTCACatactgcaaagaaaaaaggtgGGGTGGAAGGAGAAGAGACAGAACCATCAGTGATGCTGGTCATATAGACCTTTTATACAAGAAAAAGGACTGACATTGTTCTAAGATTCACTGGATGTTTCCATTGATGCTGCtttcagtgctgggagctcaggggtGGTTTTGTCCCAGCCCAGACCACCCagcaggtgggctctcacctACTGCCTGATTCctgagcagaagcagcacatCAATCCCTGCTTGTCCCCAGGTATGGTGCATTGTGGAGACCCTGCTTTTACCTCTGTAGTCAGTAACCTCtcctggtttttttccactcagttggtttttttctcttgtttcccCTTTGCCACTCCCTGACAATTGCTGTGAATGCATACAGATCCACCCTTAATCTGATTCCATGCAACAGGCTTCAAAGCAGGCAGTTAGTTTGAGGAAAAATGGACTATGAAGAGCCTAACCAGGTAAACAGGGTCCACTTTGTACAGTCTTTACCTTCACTTTTAGCAGGATTAAGGAAGTTCCACTTGCTATCTTTAAGAAGTAACTTAGACTTGAATTAAGTGTGCAGTATTACTTGATTGTAGATAGCACTTAATTTTCAGGCTTGGAAAGGAGGTAGACCTTTGCTAAGTGGCTTAATTACTTTTAAAGGTTTAAgaatttttattgcatttacaACTGCCAAGagtttttatggggttttttttctaaagctgGTAATGCCTGCCACTTCCTAGGCATTCACTGACTGCAATGTGACTCATCCCTAAGTTTCAGGGAGACTGAGAGCTGCCTTTGTACTGGTCATTTTGCAAATGTGAGATTGTAGTTTTGACTCTGCTTAAGTGTCTAACTTAACCTATTGCTTCATCTAGCTTAAGCCATGTAGCATTCATATTGGCAAGTGGTTAATCCATCTATGTCATGAGGCAAGGGAGGATGGTTTCCACACAGGaatttctcttgcatttttatTCCAGTTATTGGTATAGCAGAAGCCAGAGTGCTTAAAGCTGCTGACTAGCAGCTGCTggattttggaagaaaagaaactgcCTCAGTCTATGATTGGGCCAATTTCTCTTATCCAGCATTTTGTGACCTCCTGAGGTGCCAGGAAGTGTGACCTCATAACCAGCCCATAGAGAACTCCCTTACAGAATTTCTTAAAAAAGCAACTTttatttaataacaaaaaactccaaaccaaaacaaaaccaaaaaaaccaaacaaaaaaccaaaacaacaacaacaaaaaccatgaaaaagcattttctaaGATAAATTGACAGGGGAGGGGGGTAGTGCTTTTGGCTTTGAAGTTACATATACACTTTGGAAAGCAGAATGTGAAGATTAACTCAGAAGTATTTGAGAATTATTACTGTTTGTTTCTATGTTATCTGATGTAGAATTTTCTAAAACTAGAGAACGGATTAGTTTTCAACATGTGACCTACAGCTATTCACTGTGCTAAAAGAGAATGAAAGCTCAGTCAGCTACCTCATGTCTTCTTTTTGAGACATGCTTGAAGTCTGAAAGTGAGCTCACACATCTATCTTGACACctcccccaggacaccccaccTATTTCATCAGGTATCTAAATGCAACTTTAGTTAAGTGGCCTAAAACTGAGCTCatgcacaggctgcaggcagagctttgGCAGGCCCAGTTCCTGTGCTTGGAGTGGAAGAGCCATTGCTTTATCCTCATTTGGCATAGCTTATTTAATCAATATTTAATGCAGCAATGTTGCTGCCACTGCCAGACACCTTCAGTTCCCTCACTTAGGGCTGACTTTTGGATATAGGCTCCTACTCTCCAGCCTCCTGCTTCAAGGTGCTGGGGTGGTGTCATTAAATACACTTTGTGAAATCACCTGGTTTATGTGggtgggttgtttttgttttgttttgttaacaGTCCGGGAGGCCTGTGATTATTCAAAACTTCTGGAGATTGATAAACAGAGGAATTGGCCATACTACAAGAATCTCAAAGAGTGTTCTTCTGGTGGAGGATTTTGAAGACACAGATGTGGGAAACTTTGTTTGTATAGCTCAGAACCTACAAGGAGAAACAACAGTAGCTACCAAAGTTGAACTGAAGTGATAGAAAAGACATCTGTATGTTATTTGACATTATAgccattaattttctttattaatgtTTAAATGTAACTTCTCTCTCACTGTTTCTATGTCAGTGCATTTCATGTTGACTAGCTTGGCAGGCCACAACAGAGTTGACTCTGTCCAGCAGTAGTGAGTAGTGAGCTAATGAAACTACAGTGAAGCAGTAAAGTGTAAGTCTGAACATGCCTAGGGTGTGTGCATGTTTGCAAACAGGTGCTCTTTGGGCTTTCCTTTGCACATGGCCTTTCCCTCAGACTCTTGCAGGAGGTCAGCCCGCTCTGTGGAATGTGCAAGTTTAACATTAAGAGTACTGTACACgtttaaaacaacaacaacaaaaaagcaaactaaaaaaGCCTTGTAACAAAGCCAGTAGCAGTTGTTTATTTTGCAAGAATAATTAAATTTCTGAATATTATGAAAACATAAATGTGTGTGTATTCATTTTCATATGTGTGTAAAGACAGACACAAAATTTTCTCTCCAGGTGAAGATGAATACCCTTTAGGACCTTAATATATATTTAGTATCTCCAGAGACTTGTAAGTAGTTGGGTATGCTCGATTTTCCTCATGTTGCTGCATTCTTACACACTTACAACATGTAGCTTACTTAATAGTTCACTCCTCTTTGGATGTCTGGCATTATGTTTAGTAAATTATGTAGCAAATTATGGTTGCTAAAGGTAAAacttgcatttatttatatattagcatttacagaacaaaaaaaaaaagaggcaaaaaaagcaaacattagAATAATGTTCAGTTTTACAGGAGAATTTCCTCTTAGGTTAATAACAAGTTCAACTTCATTGTATTAATTTACttaggagaaaaggaaagatattttcatttacaCAGAACTATACCTGGATAAATAAGCCACTGTTTTTCTCACCCTGGGTTCAGTTACCGGTACAAAGAGGTTGCCAGAGGAGAAGAACTTGATAACAACATTGTTGGACATTTTGGcaatgtttggttttttttctcagtctcaagCACCATCTTTATGTGGGCTAGAACTTTAAATACAAATCCACTCCTTAGTAGTGAAATGACAAAACACATTTAATGCAAGCCATGTTACTTACAAGGCAAGTGAAAACCAACTTATTCTGAACAGACAAGGaagcaaagcaggagctggtCCCTTGGTCACACACTTCCCTCTGTTTCAGCCTGAGTTTGGAATTCCTGAAACTTCCTTCTGCTGAAGGCCTGAGGTAGCCCTGTGCTCCAGCTAATTCAGACCTTTGAGCAGAAGTGTGCAGCACTGTTTGGAACAGTGGCAGCTCTAAGTGCTAATGTAGCAATGGCAGCTTCCCAATAAAATCAATGGTCTGATTAGTAGAGTAGCTAATGAAAACATTGGGCAAGTTTGCTGAATGCCTTTTCTTCAGCATGCAGGAACCTAAACCAATTTAACTGATAAGAGAAATGCCCCCATGGTAAAGACTGAAATGGTTCCATGCAGGTCTCATGTGATAGCCTACATGGGGAACATTCCCCAGGAACTTTTTTTTATCTCTGGCCTCTGAAAATAAgatagctaaaaaaaaaaagagcatgcAATAGAACTGACTTTGAAGGTGTAAGAGGTGAGGTTAATCTGTTAAAATGTGTCAAGAATATTACACTGTAATCCAAAGGACTAAGTGGGTTATACAATTCCATAGTAATACCTATAAAGGCTCTTGTActatttttttaggaaaaaatgtccttttatcaggtgttttttttttattctgaccAAATTAACAATCTTTGACCTTCTAGATGAGGCTGTGTAACGTGTTAATTCCTTTTTAGCATTTGCATTCCTCAGAACAATGTCTTTCCCTTTGAACTAAAGGAGTTGTGCCAGCTTTTTGAATTTCAAAGTGCATTTGAGCCTGTAATTCaacaatttatttccttctcaaaGTATCTGGGAAGTGGGAGATCATGTCACCTGCCCACCCTTGTTCAACTGCACAGTGGAGGCATCACTTCCTTGGTGACAGTTTGGCAGGAAAAGATGGTGGAATTCCATTGCTTGAGTAGGGCCCTGGGGTGTAATGGTTATGCCTAACCATCATGTGCAGGTCTCAAGACTGATACAGAAGCAGAGCCTCTAAGGAAGAGTTTTGGTGGGTGTCACATCCTTTCTGTCCTTGTCCTCCCACCAAGAATGAGAATAATTCAATTGAAAACTACGAGAATTCTTTTACTATGtattttacagtttttattttaccaGAAGCCTCTTGGGCAGAGCTGATGTTACATTGATGCAGTCAATTGCACATTTCCACCTAAATGAACAGTGACAGGGGAAGAGAATGAggcctggaaaataaaatttaagtgACTTGTCAAAGTTATGTGCCTAAAGCTGCCAGTGCtgttatttccatttccatacCTGTCTCACTGCTCTTCTAaggcaaggcagcagcagtggtcagaaggtatttttttcttcagggttCAGTGGTTATCCCAACTTTATGATGACCTTTttagctgcagctcagccctaaATGATTAGTATCATTTACATTGGCTGTCAGACAAGATCAGTGGTTGGTTACTGTCTAGAAGGAATTTCATGCATGAATTGCATGACACCAGTTTACATGGAAGTGGCTTTGGTGTTAGCAATGAGAAACAACAAGACTTTACTTAGCTCAAGGAAATGATTCACTtcaacttttataaaaaatatagtACAACTCATACAATGACCTTTACAGAAAAGCATTGAAGGTGAACCATACTATGAATACTTTGAATGGTAACAAACTATGTGGTTGAGTTGTTAAATGTCACCATAGCTTCCTCTGAAACTCATCATTACAGTTGGAACTGTAAAGTTGGAGAGTAAAGTTGGATATCTGAAGAAAATCACTTGTTCAATTGCTTGACCTTTGGCTTATGATGATGAGCAGGTTTCTagcttttcctgaagaaacCTTAtgctaaaaaccccaaatgtgtAAAAGTTACTGGATTGACCAAAGTCTGTACTAACACATGGTACTTAAGTTAAAGCTTGAAATACTAATActcaaacagagaaaaacattgaAACAGTATTTACAGATTAGCagaattatttaattctttGAGACCAACAGGACAAACGCTAAACAGGTATTTTCTGTAATCTGATTTCTACACATAAGCAGCCTTCATTTCTTCATAAAAGCATTAACGAGTCTACTTGCAATCAGTTTAGACATGAAGAGTCACCTGTACTGTGGCGGTAAATTATCAACAAATTAACAGTCTTTGTATTCTCTACTATACCATACTTACTTTTCTTGTAGGGTAGCCTGGAAAAGCTTTCCCTGCTCTTGGTACAGGAAAGGCTATGCCATATTTAAGCTTCAAACATCTGTGTGCACTCTGCTTGCATGTTTTATTTGAGGCATTACACTGCAACTGAAGTAATAAAGTTCTTACTGGTGGCTAGGTAAGTGTCCTTGTGACAGGGCCTGTTACACTGCTGACCTCTAACTGGGGCTTTTCTCACCCACAGACTGTTCTGAAGAATCACAAGCAACCTCCACAGATCTCCTACCTACCCACAGCTAGGCAGGTACCTGCTCTACCCATATATCTTCTACCCATGTATCTAAATGGAGGAACAAGGAGAAATTTTCTAAGGATAGCTGAATAATTTGTGCCATGAAGCTTCACCATTGCGGttttgctgtgcagagcagataCCAAGAGTTTTTagtaaatggaaaaatgttCGTCCTTAGATTAAAGATCCTTTGACTAAcataagcagaagaaaaatccttcagttggtagaaaatatttattgtaaagCATTCAGCTCAAATACATGCAATCAAATCTCTTTGACCGTAGAAAGTAAGAATGTTCTGAGACATACTTAAAGCCAAGTTGTAGCCAACATAGGATTTTCATAGTCAAATTTGAACCTCCTAGTAAACATTTTAAGTACTGACACCACTAATGAGTGGTATGTACAGTGCCCTAGAAAGGCTTAAAAGAAAGCATAATGTTCCCTAGAAATGGCACCCTTAACTTGTACATTATGAGAGGTTTAAGTAAATTTAATGGTGAAAGAGTCAATCACAAGTTTAAATGTATTACAAATTTACTTACTGTATGAGCACTGTTAACAGTGTTGTTTCTATGTCTGTGTTCCTCATTATTAGCCAAGATTTTGCAAGTCTTAGGTAAAATACTTTGAAGTGGTTCTCCAGTTGAGTTCCCTAAATGCTTTCCCATGCCCTTGATTCCTGTCCCCAAGCTACTGAAAAAGTCAGGGAAACTCAGCCAGCTACCAGCATTAGCTAACCAGCAGTGTAACAATGTCGTGGCCCTGCTGTGAAGCCCAAGCTACTCTAAGCATCAGTAGTATTTTCTAAGACTAATCTGAAGCTGAACCTGTTTTAGTAGGTACAGAGCAGTCATCTTAAACAGGTCTGATCAAGGGTGGAGCAAGGCTATCCAATTACCCTGCTGAAGCCGAAACTCAGCATGTGGTATTTCCAGAAATGCTGACACTCTCATCCTTCAGTTCCAGAAGCCAGAACAGCTTTTTCCCCTACTTTACAGAATCTCTTGAACAGGATTTTTCACCTGATGAACTGTCAAAACACCAATATCCTGCAGTCTAAGAGGGAAAGTATGGCAGAATTAGCAAGGTAAACTACACAGATCCCACCTCATCCTCAGGTGAATTTAGCCAACCCTGAGGAAAGTTAATACAAATGCTAATGCTTAAAAAGGCAAGGTGTGTCGCCAGCTATGTTGGAATTCACAAATTACTTAATCTTCTTGAGAACTGAATTAAGAGTGCACCTAGTTACAATTACTACATTTCTCTTTGGCTTTCAAATCTACATCTTGTTTAGCCTCAGGAACAGACATGCTATTTTGGGGAAATAGTGCCTCCTTTTCAGCAGGTAAGATGCAAGGTCTAGGCTTCTAAACTTGCCACTCAGCTAAGAACTTCTGACCTTTAGGGGCTACTGTGGTTCTGACTACAACCCTGATACTTCAAATCCAAAATCCATTGCACTCTGCAAAAAAAGTTCTCCTCATAAATGGCAGAGTTGTGCATGGACATAAAACAAAGAACCCATGCAAAATATGGCTGCAattcaatttgtttttaaaatgaattcaaAGTTGCATACTCAGGTTGGCCAAGACTCTAATAAGTCAGTTGACAGAGGTCTTCATGGCATTTTTTTACCAGCCAGAATGATGAAGGAAATTACCTTACAGTACCAGTGGCAGTTTCTCCTCATTCCCAGGCAAGGGTACTCTGTTAAGCATGCATACTGAGAGCAGTACCAAGGAAGTACATGTCAATGTATAGGCTTCAGCTTTTATCCTTTATTACGTACACAGCAAAGAAGGCAGCATTAGACACACGCACAGTGTGTTACACCCACTCCATCCACGGCACacgcacacgcacacacacagcctTAAAAAAGTGTCGGTGATAAGGAACATATTATAAAGGTTGTGATCTTTATCTCTAAGCCCCTGAGCTTCTTCTTATGGTTAGGTGAAAAGGCAACAAACAAGTCTTTCCTTGCTTTATAAGTGCTTTGTGCAACGATGTCCATAGAGGTCATAAGTCTT belongs to Zonotrichia leucophrys gambelii isolate GWCS_2022_RI chromosome 4, RI_Zleu_2.0, whole genome shotgun sequence and includes:
- the PDGFRL gene encoding platelet-derived growth factor receptor-like protein isoform X3 codes for the protein MKERESVDSSLKSQTILTQVMDKGHFQKLAATLSLAAGQSIELRCKGSNVTWSYPSYLDTFKDSRLSIKQLDRHSQLILANSTAADTGEYSCWLQLCNGNKCRKDETKTGSTYIFFTDKEELFVPTPSYFEIVYLNPDKPAVIPCRVTTPSAKVTLHREFPAEEIETDGTDIFYDAKKGFVFQHPSSDHKGIVYCKAESQGAPQISIKYHLLYVEVPKGPPSATIAVSSARAGLGDGVRVVCTVLGEPDVDVSFRWQYPGQESGRPVIIQNFWRLINRGIGHTTRISKSVLLVEDFEDTDVGNFVCIAQNLQGETTVATKVELK
- the PDGFRL gene encoding platelet-derived growth factor receptor-like protein isoform X1, coding for MRLWVLLGVLLLLQGALPHVIGQPAKSKRPKEPGENKIRPVNKKVKPKNAKMKERESVDSSLKSQTILTQVMDKGHFQKLAATLSLAAGQSIELRCKGSNVTWSYPSYLDTFKDSRLSIKQLDRHSQLILANSTAADTGEYSCWLQLCNGNKCRKDETKTGSTYIFFTDKEELFVPTPSYFEIVYLNPDKPAVIPCRVTTPSAKVTLHREFPAEEIETDGTDIFYDAKKGFVFQHPSSDHKGIVYCKAESQGAPQISIKYHLLYVEVPKGPPSATIAVSSARAGLGDGVRVVCTVLGEPDVDVSFRWQYPGQESGRPVIIQNFWRLINRGIGHTTRISKSVLLVEDFEDTDVGNFVCIAQNLQGETTVATKVELK
- the PDGFRL gene encoding platelet-derived growth factor receptor-like protein isoform X2, whose amino-acid sequence is MEGLEVIGQPAKSKRPKEPGENKIRPVNKKVKPKNAKMKERESVDSSLKSQTILTQVMDKGHFQKLAATLSLAAGQSIELRCKGSNVTWSYPSYLDTFKDSRLSIKQLDRHSQLILANSTAADTGEYSCWLQLCNGNKCRKDETKTGSTYIFFTDKEELFVPTPSYFEIVYLNPDKPAVIPCRVTTPSAKVTLHREFPAEEIETDGTDIFYDAKKGFVFQHPSSDHKGIVYCKAESQGAPQISIKYHLLYVEVPKGPPSATIAVSSARAGLGDGVRVVCTVLGEPDVDVSFRWQYPGQESGRPVIIQNFWRLINRGIGHTTRISKSVLLVEDFEDTDVGNFVCIAQNLQGETTVATKVELK